A stretch of the Osmerus mordax isolate fOsmMor3 chromosome 12, fOsmMor3.pri, whole genome shotgun sequence genome encodes the following:
- the LOC136954614 gene encoding zinc finger protein 2-like isoform X2 — protein MDLRLTSDSMQAQSQNEENVAQSVAMGMPELNPSSLMLGNEGPCIVSVHSGEDVAQGPAWAAPENSSPFTQPDPQRFPSLAPIHTVNHGTQSQQSHDASRTQMTGMQGSGEAQRRGGASGNVDQATTLAASTEMTPTSSNLSRYEGWQLGLDVRTAQHHQSPLACSFCDKRFYRRSDLARHRTIHTGEVPITCHLCGKQFVNKTTLNVHMRIHTGEKPFVCSLCGKSFTQNGSLKIHMRTHSGEKPYGCSHCGANFNNPSNLRRHMVTHTDEGNMAL, from the exons ATGGACCTGAGGTTAACTTCAGACAGCATGCAG GCCCAGTCCCAAAACGAGGAGAATGTGGCACAGTCGGTTGCTATGGGAATGCCGGAGctcaacccctcctccctgatGTTGGGTAACGAGGGGCCGTGTATTGTCAGCGTCCACAGTGGAGAAGATGTGGCCCAAGGCCCGGCGTGGGCGGCCCCTGAGAACTCTTCTCCCTTCACACAACCGGATCCACAGAGGTTCCCTAGTCTTGCACCCATCCACACTGTCAACCATGGCACCCAATCACAGCAAAGCCATGATGCTAGCAGAACCCAGATGACAGGGATGCAGGGCAGTGGGGAggctcagaggagaggaggggccagTGGGAATGTAGACCAGGCTACTACCCTGGCAGCCTCAACAGAGATGACCCCAACCTCATCAAACCTGTCCCGGTACGAAGGCTGGCAACTGGGTCTGGATGTGAGAACAGCCCAGCACCATCAGTCACCCCTGGCATGCAGTTTCTGCGATAAGCGTTTTTACCGGCGCTCGGATTTGGCGCGGCACCGTACTATTCACACGGGGGAGGTTCCCATTACCTGCCACTTGTGTGGGAAGCAGTTTGTCAACAAGACGACTCTGAACGTCCACATGCGTATCCACACAGGGGAGAAGCCCTTTGTGTGCTCGTTGTGTGGGAAGAGCTTCACACAGAACGGCAGCCTGAAGATCCACATGAGGACACACTCGGGGGAAAAACCCTACGGCTGCTCCCACTGTGGGGCCAACTTCAACAACCCTAGCAACCTGCGCAGacacatggtcacacacacagacgagggGAACATGGCACTCTGA
- the LOC136954614 gene encoding zinc finger protein 2-like isoform X1 — MDVLARAAVAEISQLISESSADLRLEISRSIKENEVLRTRMKVMKSELFALRLQKTNATRAGRFSFSKALCRPRSRLAVVDKIERHGRSSPITITEDERHPTTNKIESTDVESSNCPDVILIKEEDGPEVNFRQHADQAQSQNEENVAQSVAMGMPELNPSSLMLGNEGPCIVSVHSGEDVAQGPAWAAPENSSPFTQPDPQRFPSLAPIHTVNHGTQSQQSHDASRTQMTGMQGSGEAQRRGGASGNVDQATTLAASTEMTPTSSNLSRYEGWQLGLDVRTAQHHQSPLACSFCDKRFYRRSDLARHRTIHTGEVPITCHLCGKQFVNKTTLNVHMRIHTGEKPFVCSLCGKSFTQNGSLKIHMRTHSGEKPYGCSHCGANFNNPSNLRRHMVTHTDEGNMAL; from the exons ATGGACGTGCTTGCGAGAGCAGCCGTTGCAGAGATTAGTCAGCTCATCTCCGAGAGCTCAGCAGACCTTCGGTTGGAGATCTCCCGCAGCATAAAAGAAAACGAAGTCCTGAGGACGAGGATGAAAGTAATGAAGAGTGAGCTCTTTGCCCTACGGCTTCAAAAAACGAACGCAACACGGGCCGGTCGGTTCTCTTTTAGCAAAGCCCTTTGTAGACCACGTTCAAGACTGGCAG TCGTAGACAAAATAGAACGCCATGGAAGAAGTAGTCCCATTACAATAACAGAGGATGAGAGACATCCGACCACTAATAAAATCGAG TCTACAGATGTGGAGAGCAGTAACTGCCCTGATGTTATCCTAATCAAAGAAGAGGATGGACCTGAGGTTAACTTCAGACAGCATGCAG ATCAGGCCCAGTCCCAAAACGAGGAGAATGTGGCACAGTCGGTTGCTATGGGAATGCCGGAGctcaacccctcctccctgatGTTGGGTAACGAGGGGCCGTGTATTGTCAGCGTCCACAGTGGAGAAGATGTGGCCCAAGGCCCGGCGTGGGCGGCCCCTGAGAACTCTTCTCCCTTCACACAACCGGATCCACAGAGGTTCCCTAGTCTTGCACCCATCCACACTGTCAACCATGGCACCCAATCACAGCAAAGCCATGATGCTAGCAGAACCCAGATGACAGGGATGCAGGGCAGTGGGGAggctcagaggagaggaggggccagTGGGAATGTAGACCAGGCTACTACCCTGGCAGCCTCAACAGAGATGACCCCAACCTCATCAAACCTGTCCCGGTACGAAGGCTGGCAACTGGGTCTGGATGTGAGAACAGCCCAGCACCATCAGTCACCCCTGGCATGCAGTTTCTGCGATAAGCGTTTTTACCGGCGCTCGGATTTGGCGCGGCACCGTACTATTCACACGGGGGAGGTTCCCATTACCTGCCACTTGTGTGGGAAGCAGTTTGTCAACAAGACGACTCTGAACGTCCACATGCGTATCCACACAGGGGAGAAGCCCTTTGTGTGCTCGTTGTGTGGGAAGAGCTTCACACAGAACGGCAGCCTGAAGATCCACATGAGGACACACTCGGGGGAAAAACCCTACGGCTGCTCCCACTGTGGGGCCAACTTCAACAACCCTAGCAACCTGCGCAGacacatggtcacacacacagacgagggGAACATGGCACTCTGA
- the smtnl1 gene encoding smoothelin-like 1, protein MDEVLVNTKDSGSDHGANQTDNNNNNQTEGEVPVHERANPDRASVLEDTVGGDSGRGAEAGGETVTEEGPEPGNGDPEERESDGGQAGRDAGEEEEGGGANPDADRSETYSPKTLIGNRAVKGEEEREDKNSKGQEVVTTAEIEKEGVEGKEVDKDGGDNTQQAGDKTDGKTEDGGKGEEDKETAQPGKTEGAKGSDTKNRQVKEKGKIKEGEKQGKAKRKSGACPSPATPASAPVSLSRPRSSARSVRPSTKKDIIAKFQQGAPETPIPRNFKLQKSAAAVAGGASIKQKILQWCRNKTRNYEGVSIENFSSSWCDGLAFCALVHRFFPDAFDFSTLKAEEREKNFTLAFKTAESMADCCPLLEVADMILMGNRPDPLCVFTYVQALCHHLSKIEKERKDKEEEKKSTNEGGEESGRATDGEEMSTEKKEGGENGKIGGQEREDKPDKEFIGDQKNDEGSSAVKVVEEDEKKDSRQLVGAQA, encoded by the exons ATGGATGAAGTATTAGTTAACACGAAGGATTCCGGGAGTGACCATGGAGCCAACCAGACGgataacaacaataacaatcaG ACAGAGGGTGAAGTTCCAGTCCACGAGAGGGCCAACCCTGACAGAGCGTCCGTGCTGGAGGACACAGTGGGAGGGGATTCTGGGCGGGGGGCGGAGGCCGGTGGAGAGACAGTAACGGAGGAAGGCCCGGAGCCTGGTAATGGAGACCCAGAGGAGCGTGAGTCCGATGGTGGCCAGGCGGGGAGAGatgcgggggaggaggaggagggggggggggcaaacccTGATGCCGACAGATCGGAGACATACAGTCCCAAAACGCTGATTGGAAATAGAGcggtgaagggagaggaggagagggaggacaagaaTAGCAAAGGGCAAGAGGTGGTCACGACAGCCGAgattgagaaagagggagtggaggggaaagAGGTGGATAAAGACGGGGGAGACAACACCCAACAGGCAGGGGACAAGACAGACGGGAAAACGGAGgatgggggaaaaggagaggaggataaggaGACAGCACAGCCGGGGAAGACAGAGGGGGCGAAGGGATCGGACACCAAGAACAGGCAGGTCAAAGAGAAGGGGAAGatcaaggagggagagaagcaagGGAAGGCGAAAAGAAAAAGCGGGGCGTGTCCTTCCCCTGCCACTCCGGCCTCTGCGCCCGTCTCGCTGTCCCGACCCCGCTCCTCTGCCCGCTCTGTCCGGCCGTCCACCAAAAAGGACATCATAGCCAAGTTCCAGCAAGGAGCACCTGA gacGCCAATTCCTCGTAACTTCAAACTGCAGAAGTCGGCTGCGGCGGTGGCAGGCGGGGCGTCGATAAAACAGAAGATCCTTCAGTGGTGTCGCAACAAAACACGCAACTACGAG gGTGTATCCATAGAGAACTTTTCATCGTCATGGTGTGACGGGCTGGCGTTCTGTGCCCTGGTGCATCGCTTCTTCCCGGATGCCTTTGATTTCTCCACCCTGAaggcggaagagagagagaagaacttTACTCTGGCCTTCAAGACAGCAGA GTCCATGGCtgactgctgccccctgctggaggtggCTGATATGATCCTGATGGGGAACAGGCCAGACCCTCTGTGCGTGTTTACCTACGTCCAGGCCCTGTGTCATCACCTCTCCAaaatagagaaggagaggaaggacaaggaggaggagaaaaagagtacaaacgaaggaggggaggaaagtggCAGGGCTACGGATGGCGAGGAAATGTCCActgaaaagaaagagggaggggagaatggGAAGATCGGTGGCCAGGAAAGAGAGGACAAACCTGACAAAGAGTTCATTGGGGACCAGAAAAATGATGAGGGAAGCTCAGCAGTGAAGGTAGTCGAAGAGGATGAGAAGAAAGACAGCCGACAGTTAGTTGGTGCACAGGCTTAG